TCTCCAACCAGGATCTGGGTGTCACCTGGGTCACGCTGGACGCGCCGCTGGTGGAAGTCGGGGGTATAACGGCGACCCTCCTGGGTGGTCAAAGTAACCCGAACGTATGGCGGAAACACATCGACCCCACGCAAAAGCTTTACTCCTGGGCGCTCAACAATCACTGGGAAACGAACTACAGGGCCTACCAGGATGGGATCATTACTTTCCGGTATATTCTCCGGCCTCACGGAGCGTTCGACGCCCTGTCGGCGTCTACTTTTGCCATAGATCAATCACAGCCGCTGATCGTTGCGGCGGCCTCCGGGGACGGGGTCTCCCAGCCTCGTTTGAGGCTTTCCAATCAGCGTGTTATTGTACTGTCTTTGCGGCCGAGCCTGGATGGGAAGGCGTGGATGGTTACGTTGTATAACCCTGGGGCCCGCGATGAGTCAACCGGTCTTTTGTGGAGTGGGGCCGTGGGGGCGGTGCATATAAGTAATACAGGGGAGGGGGTGTTGGCACCCGCAGGGGATCAGATATCTGTTGCGGGGCAGGGGGTTGTTACGGTGAGGGTAGAGAAGAGTTAGAAAAGCGAGGCCCGCTGCACTGGCGCGGCTGTTACTGCTCCGATATAAAAAAAGCCCGTCGCAAAGTGCGGCGGGCTTTGCTTTTGTTGACCTGGCTGTACATTTTTCGAACCGGCCTGCTATTGAAGGCTCTCATATATTGCATGCCTTAACTTGCAGACAATTAGCCTAATCGAAAATATCGAAGATTTGATTTAACTTTACAGTATGAGCGCTAAGTTACATAAAGACAGCATTTTAGCGACACTTTCGGCGAATAGGCCGATGTTGGCATCATATGGCGTCAGCCGTATCGGACTTTTTGGCTCTTATGTAAGGAATCAAGCCACTGCTCATAGTGATATAGATTTGCTGGTTGACATCCGAAAGGAGAAAAAGACCTTTTCTAATTTCTTATCATTAAATCGTTTTCTTGAGGACCTCTTTGATAAAAAAGTGGAACTGGTAACCACCCAATCTCTTAGCCCATACATTGGTCCGCACATTCTTAAAACGGTAGAATATGTCGCTGTCACAGACTGAGTTCCTTCGACATATTTTGGATGAATGTAATTACCTTTTGAAAGAATCCAGTCAATGCACCTTCGAAGAATTCCTGGCAAATGATCGTTTGACCAGAGCTGTTTGCCGCAGCCTTGAAATAATTGGTGAAGCCAGTAACAAAATTACCCCGGACTTCAAAGAGAAGTACTCTTTTGTTCCATGGCGCGATATGAGCGACATTCGTAACAAAATAATTCATCACTATTTCGGGGTGGATTACGATATCATATGGGACACCATCAATACGAACATTCCGCAGCTCAAAGAGGGCATTGAAGTCATATTTTCAAAGGAACAAGAATAAGCCAGATTGCGTATCATATAAAGTATATAAAAATAAAACCCGCCGTGATGGCGGGTTTTGAATTTTTGTTGCCCGACCTGGATTCGAACCAAGACAAACAGAACCAAAATCTGTCGTACTACCATTATACTATCGGGCAGTCCCTTGAGGGGATGCAAAGGTAGGGATCGGATACTTTCCAACCAACTTTTTAGGGATTTTCTTATCTTCCAGGCTTAAACGATAAAGCATTGGCGGTTAGCCATAAATGATTGCATATGGAAAGACGAAAATTTTTACGGCAATCGGCCCTGACGGCAACGGGGCTGGCATTGGGAGCTGATAGGGTTGGGGTGCTGGCGGGAACAAGCGGCGCAAGCGGGCTAACGGGCGCGGCGGGCGCGAGCGGAATGGCGGGCGTCGCCGGCGCTATGAGCCTGGCAGACTTCCCGGTCGTCCGGGTTGCGCAAGCCGACCGTAAATTCTCCAGCCCGGCCATCGAGGCTGCCATCACCCAGTTGCAAAGAGAAATGGGCAACAAGGAACTCGCCTGGCTCTTTGGAAACTGCTTCCCGAATACATTGGACACAACCGTGGACTTCTCGATGGCGGGCGGCACACCGGATACCTTTGTGATCACGGGGGATATCGATGCGATGTGGCAGCGGGACAGTACGGCGCAGGTTTGGCCGTATTTGCCGTTTGTGAAGGAGGACCCGCGGCTGGGACAGTTGGTGGAGGGGGTGATCCGGAGGCAGACGAGGAATATCCTGTTGGATCCGTATGCGAATGCTTTTTATAAGGACGATACGAAGGTGAGTGAGTGGAAAAAGACGGATATCACGGACATGAAGCCGGGGATCCATGAGCGGAAGTGGGAGATCGACTCGCTTTGTTATC
This sequence is a window from Dinghuibacter silviterrae. Protein-coding genes within it:
- a CDS encoding nucleotidyltransferase family protein; this encodes MSAKLHKDSILATLSANRPMLASYGVSRIGLFGSYVRNQATAHSDIDLLVDIRKEKKTFSNFLSLNRFLEDLFDKKVELVTTQSLSPYIGPHILKTVEYVAVTD
- a CDS encoding HepT-like ribonuclease domain-containing protein, which gives rise to MKESSQCTFEEFLANDRLTRAVCRSLEIIGEASNKITPDFKEKYSFVPWRDMSDIRNKIIHHYFGVDYDIIWDTINTNIPQLKEGIEVIFSKEQE